In Streptomyces sp. NBC_01426, one genomic interval encodes:
- a CDS encoding DUF6480 family protein — protein MSDRRVPPGETPPGEGSIAEAHQERADGGIFEHPRALLALIAFGAVLFAAFFAARIAGF, from the coding sequence ATGTCCGATCGACGCGTCCCGCCGGGAGAGACCCCTCCCGGTGAAGGTTCCATCGCCGAGGCCCACCAGGAACGGGCCGATGGCGGGATCTTCGAACACCCTCGGGCCCTGCTGGCCCTCATCGCCTTCGGGGCGGTGCTCTTCGCGGCGTTCTTCGCCGCCCGCATCGCGGGCTTCTGA
- a CDS encoding YihY/virulence factor BrkB family protein: MGTATRVPQRRDVMAVEAELRMEGEELSAEEAWAALRRHGGWRLVRDAFMRFRYADGFSHSRALALQTVLSIVPLAIAVIGLSSVLHTEDIGRIAELTIRRLASGPSQDVVDDALLQSRRQVGDGSQAALWLGLLFSVVNITTSLCQVERGANRIYGVERDRPFLRKYTRGLMMAVLAGLPLGLSFAVTVLGADLTRAVAEVYQLSPTTTRVWEILRWPVGILLAVIATSAIFRRSPRRTQPGYTWLAFGAGVYLALWLVATWGLSLYVGASGSFSNVYGPLSAFMSLLLWSYLTSLALFLGLAFAAQLEAVRAGVAAPITDDPGV; this comes from the coding sequence ATGGGCACAGCGACTCGGGTACCACAGCGCCGCGACGTGATGGCGGTGGAGGCGGAGCTGCGGATGGAGGGCGAGGAACTGTCCGCCGAGGAGGCGTGGGCCGCGTTGCGCCGCCACGGCGGATGGAGACTCGTACGGGACGCCTTCATGAGGTTCCGCTACGCCGACGGGTTCAGCCATTCCCGGGCGCTCGCGCTCCAGACGGTCCTGTCGATCGTCCCCCTGGCCATCGCCGTCATAGGCCTCTCCAGCGTGCTGCACACCGAGGACATAGGCCGGATCGCCGAACTGACGATCCGGCGGCTCGCGAGCGGCCCCAGCCAGGACGTCGTGGACGACGCCCTGCTACAGAGCCGCCGCCAGGTCGGCGACGGCAGCCAGGCCGCGCTCTGGCTCGGACTGCTGTTCTCGGTGGTCAACATCACCACCAGCCTGTGCCAGGTGGAACGCGGGGCCAACCGCATCTACGGAGTGGAACGCGACCGCCCGTTCCTGCGCAAGTACACCCGAGGGCTGATGATGGCCGTGCTGGCCGGGCTGCCCCTGGGACTGAGTTTCGCGGTCACCGTCCTCGGCGCCGACCTCACCCGGGCCGTCGCGGAGGTCTACCAGCTGAGTCCGACCACCACCCGGGTGTGGGAGATCCTGCGCTGGCCCGTCGGCATCCTGCTGGCCGTGATCGCCACCAGCGCCATCTTCCGCCGTTCCCCGAGGCGCACCCAGCCCGGCTACACCTGGCTGGCCTTCGGCGCCGGCGTCTACCTGGCGCTGTGGCTGGTGGCGACGTGGGGACTGAGTCTCTACGTCGGGGCCAGCGGCTCCTTCAGCAACGTGTACGGACCCCTCAGCGCCTTCATGTCGCTGCTGCTCTGGTCCTACCTCACCTCGCTCGCCCTCTTCCTGGGCCTCGCGTTCGCCGCCCAACTGGAAGCGGTACGGGCCGGGGTGGCGGCCCCGATCACCGACGACCCCGGGGTCTGA
- a CDS encoding DUF4383 domain-containing protein, whose protein sequence is MQLKDELPVDHKLAGIYRYGALVCGLILLAFSALGFADALSPFDTSGGRIAGMTTNSTLSAISLVVGLALVVGAFIGGNFASMLNMIVGGLFVLSGFAHLFVLDKPANVLGFGMSNVVFSFLMGLLIMTFGMYGRVSSKLPHDNPYWRQRHTAEGGPERATPAAALGELGK, encoded by the coding sequence ATGCAGCTCAAGGACGAACTACCCGTGGATCACAAGCTCGCCGGGATCTACCGCTACGGCGCGCTCGTCTGTGGCCTGATCCTGCTGGCCTTCAGCGCCCTCGGTTTCGCGGACGCGCTGAGTCCGTTCGACACCTCGGGCGGGCGGATCGCCGGCATGACGACGAACTCCACGCTCAGCGCGATCTCGCTGGTCGTGGGGCTGGCACTGGTCGTGGGCGCCTTCATCGGGGGAAACTTCGCCTCGATGCTGAACATGATCGTCGGCGGGCTGTTCGTGCTGAGCGGCTTCGCCCACCTCTTCGTGCTCGACAAGCCGGCGAACGTGCTCGGCTTCGGCATGAGCAACGTCGTGTTCAGCTTCCTCATGGGACTGCTGATCATGACCTTCGGGATGTACGGGCGGGTCTCCAGCAAGCTGCCGCACGACAATCCGTACTGGCGACAGCGCCACACGGCCGAGGGCGGTCCGGAGCGCGCCACCCCGGCCGCAGCCCTGGGTGAGCTGGGGAAATAG
- a CDS encoding diacylglycerol kinase family protein: MSNERGDAARRGGMLLLLPVHVALMTGLGLLITVPLAGRWPLSAEDGVNRAFAAHRGEPFTELSEWLSLLASTQSVIGLTLLFVAALLLLPRVAWRREAAFLALSVAAQSAVFLLVTLVVERSRPDVPHLDPAPPTSSFPSGHVGAATALFGGLAVLAATRLHGVRRVLAVGALALIPVAVALSRLYRGMHHPSDVLGGLLNGACTLFVVGYALLLPAHARRDDARGAALPTTRTPADADADADADPEGLGAGRVVVVRHPHSCDEELAERVRSVLHHRGHTDQVWTPTSADDPSGGLAARIGDSGTTLVVACGGDGTVRACAEVLAGTDIALAVVPCGTGNLLARNLRLPADPAEALDAALSGRTTRIDMGRLSGDGLEPARFTVMAGAGLDAAMVRDTSDRLKDRVGWAAYVVSAVGHLRDPRMRLSIRLDDGAALERRARMVVIGNVGTLQGGLPLLPDARPDNGRLDMVLLDPRGAAGWLVAAGHVLSRTLPGRASAAPGTPAGAVAGGALEYFNAARIDIRFTGPQPRELDGDAVTSGAHLTAEVEPGALRLCLPTPRPRVAAGVPEGSAVTTAG; the protein is encoded by the coding sequence ATGAGCAACGAACGCGGCGATGCCGCCAGACGCGGCGGCATGCTGCTGCTTCTCCCCGTGCACGTCGCCCTGATGACGGGCCTGGGCCTGCTGATCACCGTTCCCCTGGCGGGTCGGTGGCCGCTGTCGGCGGAGGACGGCGTCAACCGTGCCTTCGCCGCGCATCGCGGCGAACCCTTCACGGAGCTCTCGGAGTGGCTGTCCCTGCTGGCCAGCACCCAGAGCGTGATCGGTCTGACCCTCCTCTTCGTCGCGGCACTGCTGTTGCTGCCCCGTGTGGCGTGGCGGAGGGAAGCGGCGTTCCTGGCCCTGTCCGTCGCGGCGCAATCGGCCGTCTTCCTCCTCGTGACACTCGTCGTCGAGCGCTCCCGCCCCGACGTGCCCCACCTGGACCCCGCTCCGCCGACGTCGAGCTTCCCCTCGGGCCACGTGGGGGCCGCCACCGCGCTGTTCGGAGGACTGGCCGTGCTCGCGGCCACCCGACTGCACGGCGTCCGACGCGTTCTCGCGGTCGGCGCCCTCGCCTTGATCCCCGTCGCGGTGGCCCTGTCCCGGCTGTACCGGGGAATGCACCACCCCTCCGACGTACTGGGCGGCCTGCTCAACGGCGCCTGCACGCTGTTCGTCGTGGGGTACGCGCTGCTCCTCCCCGCCCACGCCCGACGGGACGACGCCCGCGGCGCCGCCCTCCCCACGACCCGAACCCCGGCCGATGCCGATGCCGACGCCGACGCGGACCCCGAGGGACTCGGAGCCGGTCGGGTCGTCGTGGTCCGTCATCCCCACTCCTGCGACGAGGAGTTGGCCGAGCGAGTGCGCTCCGTCCTGCACCACCGGGGCCACACCGACCAGGTGTGGACGCCGACTTCGGCCGACGACCCCAGCGGCGGGCTCGCCGCGCGGATCGGCGACAGCGGAACCACCCTGGTCGTGGCCTGCGGCGGCGACGGCACCGTACGCGCCTGCGCCGAGGTGCTCGCCGGCACGGACATCGCGTTGGCCGTCGTCCCCTGCGGCACCGGGAACCTCCTCGCCCGCAACCTGCGGCTCCCCGCGGATCCCGCGGAGGCACTGGACGCCGCCCTGTCCGGGAGGACCACCCGCATCGACATGGGCAGGCTGAGCGGCGACGGGCTCGAACCCGCCCGCTTCACGGTGATGGCCGGCGCCGGCCTGGACGCGGCCATGGTCCGGGACACATCGGACCGGCTCAAGGACCGGGTGGGCTGGGCCGCGTACGTGGTGTCGGCCGTCGGCCACCTCCGCGACCCGAGGATGCGGCTCTCGATCCGGCTCGACGACGGCGCCGCGCTGGAACGACGGGCCCGCATGGTCGTCATCGGCAACGTCGGCACCCTCCAGGGCGGGCTGCCGCTCCTACCGGACGCCCGACCCGACAACGGCCGCCTGGACATGGTGCTCCTCGACCCGCGCGGCGCCGCCGGATGGCTCGTCGCGGCGGGACACGTCCTGTCCCGCACCCTGCCCGGTCGGGCATCCGCCGCGCCCGGCACACCCGCCGGCGCCGTGGCCGGTGGCGCACTGGAGTACTTCAACGCCGCGCGGATCGACATCCGTTTCACCGGGCCGCAGCCGCGCGAGCTCGACGGCGACGCCGTCACGTCGGGTGCCCATCTGACCGCCGAGGTCGAACCGGGCGCGCTGCGGCTGTGCCTGCCGACACCGCGACCGCGCGTCGCCGCGGGCGTGCCGGAAGGCAGCGCCGTCACCACCGCCGGCTGA